A DNA window from Bradyrhizobium barranii subsp. barranii contains the following coding sequences:
- the sctT gene encoding type III secretion system export apparatus subunit SctT, translated as MAGLSPAEAQVLVQGSIEFVAATGLSAARALGIMLVLPVFTRPRISGLIRGSLTIAIGLPCLAQIKLGLQALDPNTRLVSVTMLGVKEVFVGLMLGILLSIPLWSIQAVGDIIDTQRGISSQVAGEDPATHSQATGTGLFLGVTAVTIFVLVGGLQTMVSGLYGSYLVWPVYQFLPALTVQGAMECLALLDRIMMTTLLVAGPVLALLLLVDISVMMLGRFASQLKMNDLSPMIKNVAFGVIMVSYTVYLLEYAGSEILTSNDMLDHLRKLLK; from the coding sequence ATGGCTGGCCTGTCACCCGCAGAGGCGCAAGTTCTCGTTCAGGGCTCGATCGAATTCGTCGCCGCAACCGGCCTGAGTGCGGCCCGCGCCCTAGGCATCATGCTGGTGCTTCCTGTCTTCACCCGGCCGCGTATCAGCGGCCTCATTCGGGGAAGCCTGACGATTGCGATTGGCCTGCCTTGCCTTGCTCAGATCAAGCTCGGTCTGCAGGCCTTGGACCCGAACACGCGCTTGGTTAGCGTTACCATGCTTGGCGTGAAGGAGGTGTTCGTCGGTCTGATGCTCGGCATCCTGCTCAGTATTCCACTATGGAGCATACAGGCAGTCGGCGACATCATCGATACCCAACGAGGAATTTCAAGCCAAGTTGCGGGGGAGGATCCCGCGACGCACAGCCAAGCGACTGGAACCGGGCTCTTTCTCGGTGTTACGGCGGTTACGATCTTCGTTCTGGTCGGCGGGCTGCAGACCATGGTGAGCGGCCTTTATGGCAGCTACCTAGTGTGGCCTGTCTATCAGTTTTTGCCTGCCTTGACAGTGCAAGGGGCAATGGAGTGTCTTGCCCTTCTCGATCGTATCATGATGACGACCTTGTTGGTCGCCGGGCCGGTTCTGGCCCTGCTGTTGCTGGTGGATATCTCGGTCATGATGCTCGGCCGTTTTGCATCTCAGCTCAAGATGAACGATCTCTCCCCGATGATCAAGAATGTTGCATTCGGGGTCATTATGGTCAGCTACACCGTCTATCTGCTCGAATATGCCGGTTCTGAAATCCTGACCTCGAACGACATGCTCGATCATCTGAGGAAGCTGTTGAAATGA
- a CDS encoding EscS/YscS/HrcS family type III secretion system export apparatus protein, whose amino-acid sequence MNEASILTHLSQSLVLFMIWVLPPLLAALISGLIIGLIQAATQLQDQTLPLTVKLLVVVAVLAGFSPVLSAPLIDQAERIFSEFPALTARY is encoded by the coding sequence ATGAACGAAGCCAGCATCCTTACGCACCTCAGTCAATCGCTCGTGCTCTTCATGATCTGGGTTCTGCCGCCGTTGCTCGCAGCTCTGATCTCCGGACTGATCATTGGCCTTATCCAGGCGGCAACTCAGCTCCAGGACCAAACCCTGCCACTGACGGTCAAGCTTCTGGTTGTCGTCGCCGTGCTCGCCGGTTTTTCCCCGGTTCTCAGCGCCCCGCTGATCGACCAGGCCGAGCGCATCTTCAGCGAGTTTCCGGCACTCACCGCAAGATACTAG
- the sctR gene encoding type III secretion system export apparatus subunit SctR, with translation MTEIQPSILALLAITVGLGLLAFAVVTTTAFIKVSVVLFLVRNALGTQSIPPNIVLYGAALILTVFISAPVFEQTYNRLTDPQLRYQSFDDWVMAAKEGQEPLRVHLKKFTNEEQRRFFLSSTEHVWSEEMRGSVTADDFSILVPSFLISELKRGFEIGFLLYLPFITIDLIVTTILMAMGMSMVSPTVISVPFKLFLFVTIDGWSRLMHGLVLSYTTPGG, from the coding sequence ATGACTGAAATTCAACCCAGCATCCTGGCGCTTCTTGCGATAACGGTCGGCCTTGGCCTCCTGGCCTTTGCTGTCGTCACAACTACAGCCTTTATCAAGGTCTCGGTTGTTCTCTTCCTCGTGCGCAATGCGCTAGGAACTCAATCGATACCGCCGAACATCGTCCTTTACGGAGCGGCACTCATCCTGACCGTCTTCATCAGCGCTCCAGTCTTCGAGCAGACCTATAACCGCCTTACCGATCCGCAACTTCGCTACCAGAGTTTCGATGACTGGGTGATGGCCGCCAAGGAGGGACAGGAGCCGCTGCGTGTTCATCTGAAGAAATTCACCAATGAAGAGCAGCGCCGCTTCTTCCTGTCATCCACCGAACATGTCTGGTCGGAGGAGATGCGCGGCAGCGTAACGGCAGATGATTTCTCAATTCTTGTGCCGTCGTTCTTGATTTCCGAACTCAAGCGGGGCTTCGAAATCGGTTTTCTTCTCTATCTTCCCTTCATCACGATCGATCTGATTGTCACCACGATTTTGATGGCCATGGGTATGTCGATGGTATCCCCCACAGTGATATCTGTCCCCTTCAAGCTCTTTCTGTTCGTCACTATCGACGGCTGGTCACGTCTCATGCACGGGCTAGTACTAAGCTACACCACGCCAGGAGGTTGA